AAAGAGATTCCCTTGGACTTTGTGATCGTAAGGCCGAGCCTCGACGTGTGCGAGAAGCGAGCCGCTGGCCGGCCTGAGGGCACGATTTCGGACTACGGCGTTTACCGAGATTTCTACGGCCTGTTCGAAGGATCTCCTCATGATGAGATCTGCGACGACGAAGCCGATGCGCGCTCAATTGCGCACCGCATCCGCGACGGCCTTGATCGGGGAAGATTCAGGGTTCGATGACGCGATGAGCAAAGTCACGCTGCGCTCCGTCATGCGGACGCTCATCAAACGTGATGGGAAACGCTGTCAGATCTGCCATCTCCCGATCTATTTCAACGCGCCCTTTGTCGGCCGCAACGGGGAAAAGAGACAGACCCATCCCTGCGCACCAACCGTCGACCATATCATCCATGTGAGCAAGGGAGG
The nucleotide sequence above comes from Candidatus Eremiobacteraceae bacterium. Encoded proteins:
- a CDS encoding HNH endonuclease, with amino-acid sequence MSKVTLRSVMRTLIKRDGKRCQICHLPIYFNAPFVGRNGEKRQTHPCAPTVDHIIHVSKGGRRGELDNLRLAHRLCNLGRSDRDTPYPAQLQKVARLVSELGLH